The genomic region GTACGCATCCGGGGGGCTCATGGACGAGACCCTGCTCCCGGGGCCGACCCACGTCTTCACGACGTTCCTGGAGCTGTGGGACACCGGCGCGGTGCCCGGCGCCTTCGCCACCACCCTGACCCGGATCGGGATGGGCTTCTCCATCGCCTTCGTCGTGGGCATGGTCGTGGGCGTCCTGATGCAGAACCGTTTCCTCAACGGCTTCTTCCGCGACGCGGTGACCATCGGGGTGACGACGCCGGGACTGATCTGGGCGCTCCTCACGGCGATCATCTTCGGCAACAGGACCCAGGGGCCGCTCCTCGCCATCGTGCTGACGACGTTCGCGATCATCACCGTCAACGTCGCCGAGGGGATCAAGTCCATCCCCCGCGACCTGGTCGACATGGCCAAGGCGTTCGACATCGGGGTGGTCAAGAGGAATCGTCAGATCGTCCTCCCGCACCTCGCGCCCTTCATGTTCACCGGCATCCGCTTCGGCTTCTCCATCGCGTGGAAGGTCACGGTGCTCACGGAGGTGTTCTCCTCCTCCAGCGGGATCGGCTTCGAGATGCGCACAGCCAGCCAGCTGTTCGCCCTCGACGAGTTCCTCACCTGGATCCTCGGTTTCTACGTCCTGGCGCTCTTCTTGGAGAAGGTGGTCCTCGAGCAGATCGAGCGACGCTTCTTCGGCTGGCGCACCACGATCGGAGGCGTCAAGTGAGCACCACCGCCGCACCTCGCCCGACTCGAGCCCCTGCCGGCAGCGCACGGCCACCCCGACGGCCCAGCCGGACCTCCCGCTTCCTCAAGGGCCCCACCGCCGGCCGCCTGGCGTTCCCTCTCGTCGTGCTGGCCCTGTGGTACGCCACCGTGTGGGCGTTCGAGACGATCTGGCCGTTCGCCGCTGACGTCCTGCCGACACCACAGTCCGTCCTGGGCTTCATGTGGGACGAGCTGCGGGGCGACACCGTGGCACCCAAGAACATGTACGAGACCTTCGGCATCTCGCTGCAGCGACTCGCGATCGGGATGTTCTTCGCCATGACGATCGGCACCGTCATCGGCCTGGGCATGGGCCTGTCGCGCAAGGTCGACGCCTTCTTCAACGACTGGGTGGTGGCGATCCTGGCGATGCCCAACCTGGCCTGGGCCCTGTTCTGCTCCCTCGCCTTCGGTTTCGGCGACCTGGGACCCACGGTGACGGTCGTGCTCACCGGCATCCCGTTCGTGATCATCAACGTCCGAGAAGGGGTGCGCAACGCCCCCACCGAGCTCTACGACATGTCCCGCGCGTTCGGGGTGCCCCGCAACAAGACGATCCGGCACGTGCTGCTGCCCTCGTTGATGCCGTTCATGTTCGCCGCCGGCCGCTACGCCTTCGCCCTCGGCTGGAAGGGCCTGGTCGTGGCCGAGGTCTTCGGGGGACAGGACGGCGCCGGCTGGACGATCAAGTTCTGGTACGACGCCCACCGCGCTTACGGCGTGGTCGGATACGCCTTCCTCTTCGTGATCTTCGCCCTGCTCTTCGAGAAGTTCCTCTTCGACAAGCTGTCGGACCGCATCTTCCGCTGGCGCCCGGCGGCGTCGGCCGGTGACGTCGTCGAGCAGAACTTCGACGCCTCCGCGCCAGCCACCCTCGACGCGGTCGCCGCCGGCTCCAGCACCAACAGCGCCGCCCTGGAGAGCATCAACCAGGTGACGATCGGCACCCCGTCGCAGCGAGAGGACCGCGCCGACGACAAGCCGCTCCCGCCCACTGTGAACCCCACCCAGCACCAGGACAAGACAGAGAGGCCCCACCATGGCTGAGATCCACATCTCCCACCTGCAGAAGGAGTTCGGGTTCGGGGACGACAAGGTCGTCGCCCTCAAGGACGTCAACCTCGAGATCGGCGGTCACACGTTCGTCTCGATCGTCGGTGCCTCGGGTTGCGGCAAGTCGACCCTCCTCAACATCCTCAGCGACATCGAGACGCCGACGAACGGCAGGGTCAGCATCACCCAGGACGGGCGACCGGCCAAGAAGGGGTACGTGTTCCAAGCGGCGCGCCTGCTCCCCTGGCGCTCGGTCATGGACAACCTGCTCTTCGTCCAGGACGACCGCAGCGACGCCACCCGCGCCCGGTGCCAGAAGTACCTCGACATGGTCCAGCTCGGTGACAAGAGCACCAAGTACCCCGGTGAGCTGTCCGGTGGCATGCAGCAGCGGGTCGGGATCGCTCGAGCGTTCAGCACCGAGCCCGACGTCCTGTTCATGGACGAGCCGTTCAGCCACCTGGATGCCATCACGGCCCGGTCGCTGCGCGCCGAGCTGCACCAGATGTGGAGCGAGACGGGCAAGACCGTGGTCTTCGTGACCCATGACGTCGGGGAGGCAGTGGAGCTCTCGGACCGGATCCTGGTCTTCGCCAAGGGTGGCCGGCTGATGGACGACATCCAGCTCGGTCTTCCCTTCCCCCGTGACGCCGCGGACCCGGAGGTGGCGCTCACGAAGGCCAATGTCTTCAAGACCTTCGAGGACATCGGCGCCCTCGCAGTCAGCTGACCCGGCCGTTGAACGGCCGACGACGACGTGAGGAGGGCGGGGGCGGCCCCGCCCTCCTCACCACGGCAGGGGCGGTGACCGCAACGGTCACCGCCCCACCGTCGTCAGACACACGTGTTGCGCAGCGTCCCGATGCCGTCGACACTGACCTCCACCACGTCGCCCGGGCACAGGTACTTCGGCGGATCGAAGCCGATGCCGACACCGGCCGGGGTCCCGGTCGCGATGACGTCCCCCGCCTCGAGGCGCACGTAGGCACCGATGGTGGCGACCAGGGTCGCCACGTCGAAGATCAGGTCCGCGACCGGCGCCGCCTGCCTGGGCTCGCCGTTGACGGTGGTCCGCACCCACAGCTCGCGCACGTCCGGGACCTCGTCCGCGGTCACCAGGACCGGCCCCATGGGGCAGTAGGTCGCGGCGCTCTTGCCGACGAAGAACTGCACGTGCCTGCGCTGCAGCTCCCTGACGGTGAGGTCGTTGACGATGGTGTAGCCGAAGACCTCCTGGTCGGGGCCGAGGACCACCGCGAGCTCCCCCTCGTAGTCGGAGGTGCCGGTGTCGTCAGCCGAGACCCGCACCGCATCGTCGGGTCCGACCAGGGACGACAGGGCCTTGGTGAAGATGACCGGAGCGTCGGGCACGGCCTGCTGCTGCGAGGCGTCGAACCCGCTGCCGGCGAACTCCTGCGCGTGGGCGGCATAGTTCTTCCCGACACACATGATGTTGTTGCGGGGGCGGACCGGCGCGAGCAGGCGTACCGCCCCGAGGGGCAGCCCCGAGCGGGTCGCCGCCGCGGCAGCGACCTCGTCGGCGCGCTCCGGCCAGTCGGCGATGAGCCCCTGCATCGAGCCGGGGCCGAGATCGACGACCTCACCTGCGTCGTTGAGCACGCCGAGGCGTTCGGCGCCACCCTCGGGTCGTTCGTAGGTCACCAGTCGCACAGCATCTCCTCATCGTCAGGACGGCAGCGCAACGCCGCAGCGCTCCGCCTCGTCAGTCAACCGACGCCACAACGGCGCCGGGAGCTCGATGCCGTGCTCGCACGCGTGCGCCCAGGCAGCCGCGGAGGCGTCTCCGGGCAAGCGCAGGGGCTCGCCCTCCGGGCCGTCGCTGCGACGCAGCTCGGACAGGGCCGCCTCGACGCCGCCCACAGCGTCGGCCAGCGGGCGGAAGACGTCGGCCGCGACCACCAGCAGCAGCTGGCCGGTGTTCGTCGGCGTGGCCAGGTCGACGCGGTGGTCGATGACCTCCGAGCCGAAGGCGGCGCCGTTGAGGACGCCTGCGAGCAGGCCGATCGCGATCGTGAGCCCAGCACCCTTGTAGCCGCCCATGGGGACCAGCTGTCCCTCCTCGGCGCGGCCGGGATCGGTGATCGGCTCTCCGTCCGCGCCCACCACCCATCCCTCCGGCATCGCGCGTCCGGCATCGCGGTAGGTCTTGATGGTTCCGTGCGAGGTGGCCGTCGTGGCCATGTCGAGCAGGAACGTCGACCGCTCGCCAGGCACCGCGATCGCCAGGGGGTTGGTTCCCAGCAGCGGGTTGCGCCCGCCCCACGGCGCCATGCCGTTGGCATTGGCCAC from Nocardioides salarius harbors:
- a CDS encoding ABC transporter permease, whose product is MATTVAPPPTKQQQPATAEDKARDARRKDRIDRWLWRILGYVFFLGLWEYASGGLMDETLLPGPTHVFTTFLELWDTGAVPGAFATTLTRIGMGFSIAFVVGMVVGVLMQNRFLNGFFRDAVTIGVTTPGLIWALLTAIIFGNRTQGPLLAIVLTTFAIITVNVAEGIKSIPRDLVDMAKAFDIGVVKRNRQIVLPHLAPFMFTGIRFGFSIAWKVTVLTEVFSSSSGIGFEMRTASQLFALDEFLTWILGFYVLALFLEKVVLEQIERRFFGWRTTIGGVK
- a CDS encoding ABC transporter permease; this encodes MLALWYATVWAFETIWPFAADVLPTPQSVLGFMWDELRGDTVAPKNMYETFGISLQRLAIGMFFAMTIGTVIGLGMGLSRKVDAFFNDWVVAILAMPNLAWALFCSLAFGFGDLGPTVTVVLTGIPFVIINVREGVRNAPTELYDMSRAFGVPRNKTIRHVLLPSLMPFMFAAGRYAFALGWKGLVVAEVFGGQDGAGWTIKFWYDAHRAYGVVGYAFLFVIFALLFEKFLFDKLSDRIFRWRPAASAGDVVEQNFDASAPATLDAVAAGSSTNSAALESINQVTIGTPSQREDRADDKPLPPTVNPTQHQDKTERPHHG
- a CDS encoding Ldh family oxidoreductase; the encoded protein is MAELEGLVGDLLVSAGVPGPDARLTAQRLVEADARGRNGHGVIRLVPYLERIRAGGINVDPDIRVLADRPSSAQVDGDNGLGQVVMTRVTDLAIAKAGATGVGVVGAVRSNHAGAAGLYALRAAEAGMVGIYLAVANANGMAPWGGRNPLLGTNPLAIAVPGERSTFLLDMATTATSHGTIKTYRDAGRAMPEGWVVGADGEPITDPGRAEEGQLVPMGGYKGAGLTIAIGLLAGVLNGAAFGSEVIDHRVDLATPTNTGQLLLVVAADVFRPLADAVGGVEAALSELRRSDGPEGEPLRLPGDASAAAWAHACEHGIELPAPLWRRLTDEAERCGVALPS
- a CDS encoding ABC transporter ATP-binding protein, whose amino-acid sequence is MAEIHISHLQKEFGFGDDKVVALKDVNLEIGGHTFVSIVGASGCGKSTLLNILSDIETPTNGRVSITQDGRPAKKGYVFQAARLLPWRSVMDNLLFVQDDRSDATRARCQKYLDMVQLGDKSTKYPGELSGGMQQRVGIARAFSTEPDVLFMDEPFSHLDAITARSLRAELHQMWSETGKTVVFVTHDVGEAVELSDRILVFAKGGRLMDDIQLGLPFPRDAADPEVALTKANVFKTFEDIGALAVS
- a CDS encoding fumarylacetoacetate hydrolase family protein; protein product: MTYERPEGGAERLGVLNDAGEVVDLGPGSMQGLIADWPERADEVAAAAATRSGLPLGAVRLLAPVRPRNNIMCVGKNYAAHAQEFAGSGFDASQQQAVPDAPVIFTKALSSLVGPDDAVRVSADDTGTSDYEGELAVVLGPDQEVFGYTIVNDLTVRELQRRHVQFFVGKSAATYCPMGPVLVTADEVPDVRELWVRTTVNGEPRQAAPVADLIFDVATLVATIGAYVRLEAGDVIATGTPAGVGIGFDPPKYLCPGDVVEVSVDGIGTLRNTCV